The Salmo salar chromosome ssa06, Ssal_v3.1, whole genome shotgun sequence sequence TTGGGGACCTTCAACCTTGATGTGGAGCTGCTGAACATCACCTTTCCCACCATGGTGCTAACTGTTGCAGAGTGCAACGCCAGAGGCTTCAATGTTCAGGAGCAGAGATCCCTGGACAACACCTTGAAGACCTTCAGGATGGAGGTGCCCTTCTCAGACCCGGTGGTCTTTAAGGAGGTGTGTTTCTGTTAAATGCAAAGCCACACGCTACATGCCCTAATAAGTGGGCCACCAACAAAATAGAAATGATGGTGCAAatgtactttgtatccctcatttactcaagtgtttccattattttggcagttgtaTGCATTCACTTGCCAATAGTGCTTGATTTAGAGGAATGAGGGCAACATTGTTTTAATAGTCCCCATATGTGCTTGGTTGTCACTTGATGTTGACTAGAGTTCTGTTACAACAATGATGCTTTTAACTTCACTACAGAAAAGGGTGGAACAAGGTGTCACAACCTTCACTCTTCAGCTGATCTACGGCCTGGTCGTCTTTCCAGAGTACgctcctttctctcactctgcCGTTGTGGACGCTGTACTGCTGGACATTGGTATGTAACTGGACTACGCCAAACTACTGTTGAATGGTTTCCTCTCGTTAATGATTGCCCTGAAAGGAAATTGGCAGTGAAAGCCACATGGTGGACTTGAGAGCCCAACTAGCCATACTGTAGGCTTTTCCTACGCGGTCTCTCTACAAAGAAAATGTTAAGCTTTAGAGTATTTGGACCCAGTGTCCTGTTCCTGATTTTCCAGGATCGTGTTTATTCAGTCCCACCGTAGCAAAAGATTTTGCAACCGAAAACAAGGGTTTCTTCTTGGACAAGTTCAAGTCCTGTTTTTTGtgcttaatgaacacaaccctgtttGTCCTTGTAGTGCCACCCTCAGTCACTGGCAACTGTGATCAGGAGAACTTCCACATCACTGTGGACTACAGCAACCAAGAGCCCTTTTTCGTGGTCTTGGTTGGCAAGCGGCTGCTTAACCATGAGCTTgctcaacagtatttaacagagGGCGACGCAGACTTCACCATCACGTTGCCCTTCTCTTCGCCGGACGCAGTGTTTGAGGTACGATGCTCTCCCAAAACATGTTAACCTAAATTGCTGCAGCTAGCCTCGCTTTCCTTACCCTGTATACAATATTGGACTAATGAACTCTCCCACTGGTTCCCAGTCGGTTCACTCGTCCTCTGTCAGGAGCAGACTGGATGTGGCTCTGTTGAATCCTTACAACAACATGaccatcaaatacttttccctggCTTGCAGCTTCCTCAAAACGCTGACTGGTTGGTTCTCAAACAATTACTTCCGATAAATAGTCGTATGACATGGTTACCAAACCTGGGTTCCTTGGAAATACTGAGTCTAATAGTAGTGCCAGATGGGCATGGTTTGCACTTTTGGTGCTATTCCATTGGTTCTACTGTGCTTGGCAAGCTCAATTAACACAGAATCCAGGTCTGATAGCTACATGTCTTTTGCCCCCCCCTCCAAGAGTGTTTCTCTAATGGGACGATGACTGCGCTGGCGGTGAAGGTGGAGTCTGCTCCCAATCTGAACCCCGGTCAACTGACCCTGAGCGACCCCGCCTGTGGTCCCACCTACAGCGACGATCGCTTCGCCTACTTCCACTTCACTGTCAACTCCTGTGGCACCACCAGGAAGGTAAAATGACTATTACCCTGAGGTGATGGGTACTGTGTATTTACGGACTGTTTGCTTCTGCAGGCTGTAATAAGTCAATTCCCCTCTACTACATAGTTTATCAACAATGTGATGCTGTATGAGAACGAAATCTCCTTGCCAGATGAACTTGAGGTGAAGCTGAATGCCACGACGTCTTCAGAGGACGAATATCAGTGAGTGCATTACGCATCACAATTGTAGCTATTAGATTTTTATAGTTGTTTTTTCTTCCTTCACCAATTGCTCAATACTTGTGCCTCTACTACCAGTGTGTCCACTCCACTGCTTGAAGTTGCCTACATCCCTCTTTTTAGGTTAAAGGTTTCCTGCTACTATGTGGTCAACATCACTCGCACATTGGCCTTCCTCACCAGGCCGCGTGACAACGAGCCTTTTGCCGAGACTGGGACGGGTCGACTAATGGTCAGAATGAGACTCGCTCAGGGTAAGCGTGCACAAATATGATATATTACTAGTAGCGTTTGCTATAAGTGATTAGTGTTCATCGCGGCACAACAGGATATGATAAACGAGCCTTTCTCAATGGACAAGTTCAGATGGTACCTCGCTGTTTTGTGCCCACTGAACACGACCCCGGTTGTCTCGTCCTGTGTTCCAGACGCCTCGTATAACACGTTCTACCAGGAGGAGGACTATCCAGTGGTGAAATACCTGAAACAGCCTCTGCACTTTGAGGTGGAGCTGACCAGGTCCTCTGACCCCAAGGTTGCGCTGATGCTTGACCACTGCTGGGCCACCCTCAACGAGGACCGCGACTCCCGACCCCGGTGGAATCTCATCATTAATGGGTAACTTGTTGTTTTTTGGGCCTAAACAAGTGTTAttccacaggtgtggttcctgagtaatTAGCAACCGATCATGCTTGGCAGGCCATTTACTTTGGCTACCGTGGCTATGCCCCCATCCGTAGGTCATGAGTGGTCACAATGGTTTGAGCATTAAAACAATGTATGCGGTCTGTCACCAGATCTCCACCCAATTTAATTAACACGTATGGGAGATTCTGGCGTGGGGCCTGAGACGGCGTTTCACATCACCATCAACAAaagatggaatttctcgtggaagaatggtgttgcgttcaagacacttgtagaatctatgccaaggtgcattgaagctattGTGGTTCGTGGTGGCCCTATTAACCATTTTTTTACGCGTACGATCACATGTTTGTTATCACTGAGGggtccctgcagcgtaccatTGGAACAGAACGTATGATGCAACAAACGACTCTAAACCGCATTGTCTGAATAAAACGTTAAGTACATTATACTTAcggtatgctacagtagaaagGACAATGCGTTACACAGAAAATAAGGCACTTTGATAGGAATGCAATAAATGTGCCAGGCCTGTTCTGACTAGATGTGCAAATGTCTGTATGCTTGGGCTTTCTCTTGAAGGAAAGTTTGGCCGGCTCGTGAAATGGGCTACTTTTGTGAATTAATGAGGCAAAGTTAGACGTTGAAAGGGCCTATAGAAAATTGCCAGGTAGTGTGCCTTGGTTTGAGGTCATCTGtccacattttggaacagtgagtgcattctgacatcacgtgcataaactAAACTCCCACTGGGGCGACTGTTGAAGATATTTGGAACTCGCGTGTGAAAAGGTTAAGACACTATGTTGGCGTTACCTGTACCTACACCTTTTTACTCAATGTTATCCTTTTGGTTTGCTACAGTTCAGTGTTGTGCCGAACTGATGGTCAGTCGAATGGAAATCAAGAGCGGCTGGCAAGCTTAGCTTGCCTTTCCGATTGGTTTTGGGTTGAATTGTGACCTCTTGCGTTTAAAACAGTTATTGCACTAAACATAAAGGATGGTTCACACGCCTGTGCAGCATGGAAGTTAATGTTTGAAACTGAATAGGATCAGTTGAAAGGATCCCCAGAAGTTGATGCCACTTTCAATGTAATTCCCTGTACCTGGGGAATGAGCTAATTGGGAGTTGCTAAACATGAACAAATACCACGGTCAAGTGTGGCAGCATCTTGCTAGCTAAAAAAATGTTACAGCACAGTACTCAAAAGAGTAGCTGGCTGGGTTTGTCATAAGCATTGATTTGGGTGAGCACTTCGCCACAGATGGAAACCGCTGGCCTATTTTTAACTTTGCCATCTTATCTCAAGAATTGAAATTGGGTAACTATATTGAAAGATGACTTTTCTACATTTTAATGGACACTGCAACCTTTGGTAGATGGGCAAATGACACTTTATTTTGCGGGTGCCTTTTCAGTAACTGGATGCAGTGTAGTGAAGCAACTTTATTGGTCAAAACCATTCATTTTGGGGGATCGGGTTTGCAAAACGCTATCAAATCATGCAATTTTGCCGTTTTTAGGAAATGGTCGCAAAAACTTAAATTTGGCACCCCTATTTTAATTTGCTCCGGCGGCCATGTGGACACAAGGCTCATCTGTCACGGGAGTAACTTTGCAGCTGTTTACTAAATGGTAGCAGTGTGAAAATGTTTTGTATATCATAGGAAAAGACACCACATGTGCATGAAATGGGCAGTTCAGATTTGTCACTTCAAGTGCAACTATATCATACTTGGCTTAAATCGTTGTGCAAAATCCTGAGAAAGCTCTGGCCATCGTCTGTCAGATCAAGTGGATTTGTACTGGTGTGGGCGTTTGTCTCTCTTCACAAATCCCTTTTTGCTAATATCTGGCAGTTAAACAAGAAACCTCCCAAAGATGCAAATTAAAAAGTGTGCCTAAACTGTCAATGCGTCGGTTACTTTGTATAGTAGAGCTGCTCCCTTCACAGAAGTCCTCCACGTGTGAATCCGATGCCGTGGGTGTAGAATTTATTTTGTGTGACCAATTTTTCCGACAGCggaagaattgcatgaaattctTAATTCAAATGATTGCGTTGTTGATGATACCGACTGTATATTCGGCAACTTTTGGTTAAACCACGATCAATATTCAGGTAGTCTGACCATTCTGGATCATTTAGATCTCACCACATGAGAATGCATTCATGTCAATGTAATTGAATATACATGTTGGATGTAGAATTGTCTTTTTTCAAGACAAAGGGAAAAGCCTGTTAACAAAGACATTCCTTTAGTTCATActggagggggagaaagaaccCACTTCTCCTGTAAATTGAtctgatcctcacaggacagtcgtGACACCACCATAAGACTTCGTACACAAGGCGGTTGGGGTTTACAGCGTTTTCTTGTGCCTAACTTAGTCCCTCTCTCTACACTGGCAGCTGTGAGAACCCGGAGGATCCATACCGTGTGGTCTTCCACCCGGTGGTAGCTGATGCCAGGGTCCACTTCCCCCCTCACGTCAAACGCTTTGAGGTCCATATGTTTTCCTTCGCTGAGGATGCGGTTGAGCCGAGGGGCCAGGTAACAAAGTTCACCCAATCTTTATTGGTTAATTTTGTTTGACTGGCAATCATCCCTTTTTTAAAATCTTTGATTCCTAGGTCTTTGTCCATTGTGACGTGGTCATCTGTGATGCCAGTAGTCCCACTGGTGGCCCCTGTAGTGGACAATGTGTGAATCAGGACAACCCGAAAAGAGGTCGGTCTTGTTTTATGCTTTTCAGACCCTGTCAGACCATAACTGAACTaatgggttctctctctctctctcaacaggtcAACGACATGTCAAAGACCTCTTTGAGGAACATCATTTATATGTTTCTTCTGGATACATTCTTTGGGTGTAATGTCTTGTTCTAACATGTCAAATAAAGTGTTCTATATAACAATTAAGTTTGCTTTACTTGCGCGGCAACAATCCTAACCGTTGGAGCTACCTTAATTGTATCTGATTTGCATTTAACACCACGGCGCATGTACTTTAGTGGACGTAGTAGGCTTGTCATCTGACGTGTATCAATCAACCCTTTTGTAAGCATGGAACTCTGAACCATCCACCGGAGATAAGTGTTGCACACTAATTTCCCGTCTAGGACAAACAATAGGTGTGAAAACAAAAGCTTTCCAATGTCCAGTAGGAAGAACTGACTCAATGTTATAGCAGATGGTGGTTTGCCAGCAGGGCTGTGGTTGGATGCAGGCCCCAGGGAGCGCAGCGGTGTTAATTTTCAACTGAAATTACAACTTTCCTTGATACCTCTCACTAGCTTGGTTTCCATCCAAATATGGACATTTCTttattaatgatatgcatgtcaatctcaaaTGGGAAGagcttgacttcatcactacttgtttttgtaagaagtgttgacaagctgaatgtaccgagctgtctgttttttAAAACTACCCATGCATATGCCACcacaggtctcttcacaatctcaGGATCAGATTCAAAGAAACACCTtacggaacagcggggactgtgaagagacagtggttcctcctttaaaagttgcgggacttagaggtacccagcttcattgctccagaccaccacaagggggagttggcgcactcattatgcatttgggtcccaaggttttgtTATGACCAATCGTTCCAAAGACGAATTTTGACGCGAGCCACCCTTGCCTTGTGGCGTTCAACGAAGCTGGCTGACAAAACAGATGGAAGGTGTCTTAACGAGTCAAGCAAATGTACaatttgagaggaatatgttaatgTGCGTCTATATTTTGTCAAAGGTAAATTAGCTAGTGTTAGGAGAATGAATTTGTctttttagggactcctgagaaccagcaaaccaggctgttgtcttgtgaaacagtggatgtaaagaatctagctggctaactatttacttgcttattgtgtcGGATTAAAAATGACTATGTAGCCGATCTgggtatggaccctaaaacgtaaAGTTCATACCAATCTATGAAGCCTAGAGTAGAAtatattgtgccaaggatgcaagtccccatattgtagcctgtacattgactatattcactgatcatgtgcggttcaggtatgacagattctttttcagtcatatcaaacGCCATTGTTTAAATGATGCGGTGTCTGCATGCATGTATTACACTTCAACTGTTTACTGCTCCTGGgatatcaatgattacacattgtgtaactatgcaatagactaaacatgattgatttgtaattcatataaaggggggaaaaaaaccctATGCATATCTGAGGACACCGGCTAgtatttcaaccagtggagaatatgaaatgctttattgaagtgtatttataataatacaattaaaatGCAAGTTCAATCTTGGGCGgccagagcgttggactagtaaccggaaggttgcaagatcgaatccccgagccgacaaggtaaaaatctgcccctgaacaaggccgtcattaactgacttgcctagttaaataaaggtaggcaaatctgtacttcaatgcacgtATGGTGTGCATTAGAAGACGAGGTAAGAACAGCGGCAGACGGCATATGATTCATGGAtgacagtgctaccctaatattctctcagcgCAATTGTGATGACCTGTCTCCTAACCTTGGGGGGGCCAGtgacgggactggcttcctctcacatcaaaacatacctgcagacgagagagcATGATTAACATGGTCAGTCATCttaaatcaggaggtgaaatgcaaaactgaccttggatcattaactctgggatttcaatgtaaagcatgtcTTTAATAATACTTTGTGTTGACTCAATCAAGTGACATCTCACCTATGATCATTCTGTGCCCTctgtcagccagttcagatgcgggaggggttcaccaaaacagctgatataacctagaggatttagtggctacagagtactttaAGCTGAAAAACAGACCCACGAGGATAATGCCAACAGGTGTCTGCGTCACACAGTATCTTCTTTCAGAGTGTACCTGAAATATTTAAATATAGAGGGCTGTGTTtctcaccacttggttattgtgaggctaacccccagggaaatcatgacttggcagcaacagatagtccagtgaaaatggctgtgtttatgtggagtaaattagcagctgacatcttaaggGTTTTGTAATTcatgcatgtgagacaggttccatgtacaacaagacaggcagacatggagaaaaaaaacagaacagtttaattacctctggttatggacactttttatgccagcaataaagcttccacTGCCTGGTCCTCAGGTCAGCTCgctctctgaaagtaaagaaaacaataactgagatatgaccgttcaatctaaagcagcacATGTCATTTTTTAGGATGCGTCAATACAGCCCAGTGCcgcttacctgagatgccatcttCGTAGGTGTCCGCTTTGACATCCTTTTGTGTCGGGGCGGGAATGTGCTTTCAGAAGAATTATTTGAAAATAAAGGTTTTGCTCTCGACACAAATGTACCTCCATAGCATATAACAATTTGCCTGTGATTAACCACACCTTCATACAAACGTGctactgtatgcagaattcttgaCGCGCAACTGAAGACGCTGCCctatcctgccagcacgcccacaagcgagccatTCGGTTGTGCTAATAGTtgggctaatagctgaacaatagactattcgacCTTTACTAAAGAGtagtctaatagccgagctaaacccaactacacacacaacccctcaTTCAATTACTCAAACGGTgaagtgtgaggagcaggaacagcTATAACCCTCAAACTCACCTCTGGGCCTCAAAGCCAGATCCACTGCATTTCTTCATTGTTCTCCTCTAATCAGGCACTGAtctagacctgggacaccaggtgggtgtaattcattatcaaatcaaatttctttatatagcccttcttacatcaactgatatctcaaagtgctgtacagaaacccagcctaaaaccccaaacagcaagtaatgcaggtgtagaagcacggtggctaggaaaaactccctagaaagaccaaaacctaggaagaaacctagagaggaaccaggctatgaggggtggccagtcctcttctggctgtgcggggtggagattataacaggacatggccaagatgttcaaatgttcataaatgaccagcatggtcaaataataataatcacagtagttgtcgagggtgcaacaagttagcacctcaagagtaaatgtcagttggcttttcatagccgattattgagagtatctcttccgctcctgctgtctctagagagttgaaaacagcaggtctgggacagcaaggagtcatcatgccaggtagtcctgaggcatggtcctagggctcaggtcctccgagagagagagagaaagaaagaaagaattagagagagcatagttaaattcacacaggacaccggataagacaggagaaatactccagatataacagactgaccctagcccccgacacataaactactgcagcataaatactggaggctgagacaggaggggtcaggagacactgtggccccatccgatgataccccggacagggccaaataggcaggatataaccccacccactttgtcaaagcacagcccccacaccactagagggatatcttcaaccaccaacttaccatcctgagacaagggcgagtatagcccacgaagatctccgccacggcacaacccaaggggggggcgccaacccagacaggaagaccacgtcagtgactcaacccactcaagtgacgcacccctcctaggggacggcatggaagaacaccagtaagccagtgactcagcccctgtaatagggttagaggcagagaatcccagtggagagaggggaaccggccaggcagagacagcaagggcggttcgttgctccagagcctttccgttcaccttcacactcctgggccagactacactcaatcataggaccccctgaagagatgagtcttcagtaaagacttaaaggttgagaccgagtctgcgtctctcacatgggtaggcagaccattccataaaaatggagctctatagaagaaagccctgcctccagctgtttgcttagaaattctagggacaattaggaggcctgcgtcttgtgaccgtagcgtacgtgtaggtatgtacggcaggaccaaatcggaaagataggtaggagcaagcccatgtaatgctttgtaggttagcagaaaaaccttgaaatcagcccttgccttaacaggaagccagtgtagggaggctagcactggagtaatatgatcaaatgttttggttctagtcaggattctagcagccgtatttagcactaactgaagtttatttagtgctttatccgggtagccggaaagtagagcattgcagtagtccaacctagaagtaacaaaagcatggatacatttttctgcatcatttctggacagaaagtttcagatttttgcaatgttacgtagatgggaaaaaagctgtccttgaaacagtcttgatatgttcttcaaaagagagatcagggtccagagtaacgccgaggtccttcacagttttatttgagacgactgtacaaccatcaagattaattgtcagattcaacagaagatctctttgtttcttgggacctagaacaagcatctctgttttgtccgagtttaaaagtagaaagtttgcagccatccacttccttctgtctgaaacacaggcttctagcgagggcaattttggggcttcaccatgtttctttgaaatgtacagctgtgtgtcatccgcatagcagtgaaatttaacattatgttttcgaatgacatccccaagaggtaaaatatatagtgaaaacaatagtggtcctaaaacggaaccttgaggaacaccgaaatgtacagttgatttgtcagaggacaaaccattcagagGCAAACTgctatctttccgacagatgagatctaaaccaggccagaacttgtccgtgtagagcaatttgggtttccaatcgctccaaaagaatgtggtgatcgatggtatcaaaagcagcactaagatctaggagcacgaggacagatgcagagcctcggtctgatgccattaaaacgtcatttaccaccttcacaagtgcagtctcagtgctatgatggggtccaaaaccagactgaagcgtttcgtatacgttgtttgtctttaggaaggcagtgagttgctgcgcaacagctttttctgagaggaatggaagattcgatataggccgattcgttttttatattttctgggtcaagatttggctttttcaagagaggctttattactgccacttttagtgagtttggtacacatccggtggttagagagccgtttattatgttcaacataggagggccaagcacaggaagcagctctttcagtagtttagttggaatagggtccagtatgcagcttgaaggtttagaggccatgattattttcatcattgtgtcaagagatatagtactaaaacactttagtgtctcccttgatcctaggtcctggcagagttgtgcagactcaggacaacggagctttgggaggaatacgcagatttaaagaggagtgcgtaatttgctttctaatgatcatgatcttttcctcaaagaagttcatgaatttattaccgctgaagtgaaagccatcctctctaggggaatgctgctttttagttagctttgcgacagtatcaaaaagaaatttcggattgttcttattttcctcaattatcagttagaacagaaaaccagcaggctcgtagggcagcgtttcccaaacttggtgtgCATTTAGGTTTTtgtcctaacactacacagctgattcagattaacaaagcttgatgattagttgattatttgaatcagctttgTAGGGCTAGGGGAATAAAAAGAAAATGTGCAGCCCTTTGGGGTTCAGGTGACTGAGTGTGGGAAGCCTTTGTCATAGGGTAAAAGTAGAATACCCCTGGGCTGTAGGCTGCACACCTTGGGTCAAATATTAGATTCTGTAGCTGTGTATTTCATCAAAACAGTTCTGTTCTACAATGGTTAATTTCCTTGGCTCAGGGTAAGTAGTAGCAGGCCTAGAAGAGTCTTATGCGACGCAAACATTTGAGTTGTCTTCTTCCTCCTTttttaatcaatcaatcataataatTTGTCAAATGCCTTACAGGTTGTTTTGCCTATTGATGGCAGCTGTGGGCATACAAGCACAACAGACGCCTTCTATAAGTATGCATTTTGCACCCTGCAAATTCAAGCACTAAGCGTTTGACAATATCTTTTAGATTTTTAACTAAGCTTTCCCATTCCAGATGACCTCAATGCTGAATGCCTTGGTAACGTTATTCGTCTGAGTGTAGCTCCTCTTTTTGAAGAGGTCGACGCTGTCTTCAGTGAGTTTGTCTCGTAtgattctctttctctccttttcatAATTCATGGATTGATATTGTTTGTCAACTGTTGTGTTCACACCATCTCCATCCCTTCCAGATGACACACAAATCATAAACCTGACGCCTGGCCTTGCTACTCAGTGTGGATTCAGCTTTAAATTTGACCCAATGGGGAATGCCATATTTTTTGCTTCTCTTCAAAACTGCTTTTCCCAGACCATGGTAACCCTAAGCACTGTAGTGTTTGCTCTAACTTCAAATGGACAGTTTGCCTTTCAGTGTCACTGCAATTGCAACCCCGTAATGTAACAAcgtcattttatttaacctttgacACGGAGTCATGCTGAGGCCAggctcttttacagatgagccctgtataCACAAAGATACAAGTCAATATTTGCATCACTAGATGAAATAATTGAAAACAAACACTTTCTTCAGTaaaaaggtcctcaatcagcctgaGTTGCCGTAGAGCATGGAGGTTATTAGAAGTACGGTGCCAGAAACATTTAAG is a genomic window containing:
- the LOC106598441 gene encoding uncharacterized protein isoform X1, yielding MEVSVRRTLPDIQTVPEQPTGGPKARRGAEAVASGYKMTAVVFSPSKKVMNVDEVQRKGYAIANTPTRLVLRSPHNAEETYLQNVAGVPMRVLSTSTFFEQKWLVTRVDATAVCPTPGAVAFTPEVITWYMPKHIDPLFSSDAFTMLEVYMGIDAKRLDTEEMAARNYSVLVTEAHIIVEIPVGAVGGYFKSHIQDDKYFVTYTIEPMLELLWIEEVAHEDTRYKVLFPITTPPMARPPQVRNYTPLDTVPEQAVFVLELGTFNLDVELLNITFPTMVLTVAECNARGFNVQEQRSLDNTLKTFRMEVPFSDPVVFKEKRVEQGVTTFTLQLIYGLVVFPEYAPFSHSAVVDAVLLDIVPPSVTGNCDQENFHITVDYSNQEPFFVVLVGKRLLNHELAQQYLTEGDADFTITLPFSSPDAVFESVHSSSVRSRLDVALLNPYNNMTIKYFSLACSFLKTLTECFSNGTMTALAVKVESAPNLNPGQLTLSDPACGPTYSDDRFAYFHFTVNSCGTTRKFINNVMLYENEISLPDELEVKLNATTSSEDEYQLKVSCYYVVNITRTLAFLTRPRDNEPFAETGTGRLMVRMRLAQDASYNTFYQEEDYPVVKYLKQPLHFEVELTRSSDPKVALMLDHCWATLNEDRDSRPRWNLIINGCENPEDPYRVVFHPVVADARVHFPPHVKRFEVHMFSFAEDAVEPRGQVFVHCDVVICDASSPTGGPCSGQCVNQDNPKRGQRHVKDLFEEHHLYVSSGYILWV
- the LOC106598441 gene encoding uncharacterized protein isoform X2, whose translation is MEVSVRRTLPDIQTVPEQPTGGPKARRGAEAVASGYKMTAVVFSPSKKVMNVDEVQRKGYAIANTPTRLVLRSPHNAEETYLQNVAGVPMRVLSTSTFFEQKWLVTRVDATAVCPTPGAVAFTPEVITWYMPKHIDPLFSSDAFTMLEVYMGIDAKRLDTEEMAARNYSVLVTEAHIIVEIPVGAVGGYFKSHIQDDKYFVTYTIEPMLELLWIEEVAHEDTRYKVLFPITTPPMARPPQVRNYTVPEQAVFVLELGTFNLDVELLNITFPTMVLTVAECNARGFNVQEQRSLDNTLKTFRMEVPFSDPVVFKEKRVEQGVTTFTLQLIYGLVVFPEYAPFSHSAVVDAVLLDIVPPSVTGNCDQENFHITVDYSNQEPFFVVLVGKRLLNHELAQQYLTEGDADFTITLPFSSPDAVFESVHSSSVRSRLDVALLNPYNNMTIKYFSLACSFLKTLTECFSNGTMTALAVKVESAPNLNPGQLTLSDPACGPTYSDDRFAYFHFTVNSCGTTRKFINNVMLYENEISLPDELEVKLNATTSSEDEYQLKVSCYYVVNITRTLAFLTRPRDNEPFAETGTGRLMVRMRLAQDASYNTFYQEEDYPVVKYLKQPLHFEVELTRSSDPKVALMLDHCWATLNEDRDSRPRWNLIINGCENPEDPYRVVFHPVVADARVHFPPHVKRFEVHMFSFAEDAVEPRGQVFVHCDVVICDASSPTGGPCSGQCVNQDNPKRGQRHVKDLFEEHHLYVSSGYILWV